A single genomic interval of Candidatus Zixiibacteriota bacterium harbors:
- a CDS encoding macro domain-containing protein, with product MGAGVAGAIKRKGGLSIEDEAIKQGPIDIGAAAVTTAGNLKAKHVIHAAVMGQDLATSKEYIKSAVLNSFRKAEELKLKSIEFPALGTGVGGFPLDDCAEIMIGEAYAFLKQSSLLQEVGFALFDDMGYTAFTKCLSKYRKT from the coding sequence ATGGGAGCCGGTGTTGCCGGCGCTATCAAACGTAAGGGCGGGCTATCGATAGAGGACGAGGCAATCAAGCAGGGTCCGATAGATATCGGCGCCGCGGCTGTTACAACCGCCGGCAATCTGAAAGCTAAGCATGTCATCCATGCCGCAGTTATGGGACAAGACCTTGCTACCAGCAAGGAATATATTAAAAGCGCAGTTCTTAACAGCTTTAGAAAAGCTGAGGAACTCAAGCTGAAGTCTATTGAATTTCCAGCTCTTGGCACAGGCGTAGGCGGCTTCCCGCTTGATGATTGCGCCGAAATAATGATAGGCGAGGCTTATGCTTTCTTGAAGCAATCGTCGTTATTGCAAGAAGTCGGCTTCGCTCTTTTCGATGATATGGGATATACAGCCTTTACAAAATGTTTAAGCAAGTATAGGAAGACTTAG